In Saccharospirillaceae bacterium, the genomic window GAAGTGATTGAAATGCATCATAAACACAAAGTAGATGCGCCTTCCGGTACGGCCCTACGTATGGGCGAAGTGGTTGCTGAAACCATGGGTTGGGATTTAAACGAAGTAGCGTGTTACGGCCGTGAAGGTCAGACCGGTGCTCGTCCACACAAGCAAATTGGCTTCGAAACGATTCGTGGTGGTGACGTCGTCGGTGATCATACCGTGATGTTCGCTGCGGAAGGCGAGCGAGTTGAAGTGACACATAAAGCACAAAGCCGCATGACGTTTGCTAAAGGCGCTGTGCGCAGCGCGAAGTGGATCTCGGAGCAACCTCATGGTCTGTACGATATGCAGGATGTCTTAGGTTTTTGATGTTCGCTCGTTGTCTTAACAACAAAAAAGCCGCTTCAGAAAAATGAAGCGGCTTTTTTGTTTTTCGTTACGACGGGAATCTTAGCCCTTAACACCCAGCATGTGGTCGAAGCCACGCTCAACCATTTTCTCCATGCCACGTGGTTTTCCGTTTGGATCAAATACCATCGACACCAACATCTGAGCATTACCGAGCGCCCAGCGCGCACGTTCTTTCGGAGCCAGGCCTGGTTCCATAAGGCCTTTTTTAACCCCTTTGTCCACTTGCTTAGCAATCATATCAAGTAATTTATTCTGGAACTCCAGATACGATGGCCAGGTTTCTTCACGAACGGAGGCGCTCCATTCCAACCATACTTTAATGTATGACGGATTTTCTTCGCAGGCATTGAGAAACGCTTTGATGTGAGTACGAATGGCTTGAACCGGATCGTCTTCTTCGCTGTAAACAGATTCGGCCAGGGAGATTAAAAAGTTGTCAACGTCTTCCAAAACAGCTTCTACCAATGCTTCACGTGTTTTGAAATAATTGAAAACAGTGGCGACTGACACTCCTCCCATTTCAGCAATCTCTGTATGCCCGCCGCGACCAATCCCTCTGAGTGCGAACACTTCAACTGCATAGGTTAGTAATAAACGTCTGCGTTCTTCCGGTTGCAAACGACGGCGACCATCAACGGCTGTTGGCATAATTAAACCTCGTTTAATGTGGTGATTTTAATCATTGCTTCCTGTGCCACGATGCAGCAGGAATTTATTAATATTCTTGTTACTCGGGTTGAGTCTTTTAACTGTACTTTGACAGAACAGTAGTTATCTATCTCAATTATCTGCTAATAAAAAACTCTACAGGTCTTTTAGTGAAGCACTTTTAGGTATCAAAATGTATGTTACATTATGTAACCTAGTGTAACTAGGTGTTTTGTGATGATCCACCTGATTTGTCGTGATCGCGCAGTCATCATTGGCAGGGGGTATTTTAATTGATTTTTCTATTATTATTTTAGGAGCAGAGGATTCTGGTACTGTTATACCTTATTTTTGAATTTTTTATGCGTAGTAATCGAATGACAAACTATTTTTAATGCACGCAAGTGTCGCTGATAACGAGATTGTTTTTCGATCATTTAATCAATTACATTAAGGTCGTATCAAATACAACCGGCAGTTAGCGATATCCTGTCGGTTTCATCAAATCGAATGAATTTTATGTGTTAAATAGCTAATCAGTGAAGAGGGTGTCGATGCTGAAAATCTATTTATTGTCTTGTTGGTCAGGCTTTTGTTCGGTGCGTCTTGCTACCCAATGACATTTGACGGCTCAATGGCGAGGTCTTGGCTATTCACTGAGATCAATGCACTAAAGATGGACATAAGCCTCTGTTTTCAGTATCCTTTAATGTTAGTTTAAGCATGTAACGCAACTACCAGTAAAAGAGTAGCCGTGCAGTTCAGAATTCAGTCAAAAAAGCGGGATGAAACCTTTTCGGTTCCATCCCGCTTTTTTGCGAGTTGAGCAGGCACTTTTGCGTTATCGATGTCGCCAGATTGTTCTTACTTCGGGGATTTAAGCCTTGTCTACGCCAGCCATTCTAGCTCTTGAGGACGGCAGCATCTTCAAAGGTACCGCTATCGGTGCCGAAGGTCTGTCTGTGGGAGAGGTGGTGTTTAACACCTCCATGACCGGTTATCAGGAGATCCTGACTGACCCATCCTACGCTAACCAGATTGTCACTCTGACTTACCCACATATCGGTAACTACGGTGTTAACCGCGAGGACGAAGAGTCTCGCGGTATCTTCGCCAAAGGACTGGTGATTCGTGATTTGCCTCTGATTGCTTCTAACTTCCGCAGCGAAAAAGCGTTGGATGAATACCTGAAGGAAAATAACATCCTGGGCATTGCCGATATCGATACCCGTCGCCTGACCCGTATTCTGCGTGAAAAAGGCTCGCTAGATGGTTGTATCATTGCTGGTGAAGATGCCGCTTCTGAAGAAAGCATTGCTAGAGCGATTGCAGCGGCAAAAGAATTCCCAGGCCTGAAAGGTATGGACCTGGCGAAGGAAGTGACGGCTACTGACAGCTACAAATGGACCGAGCAAGACTGGACTCTGGGCCAAGGCTTCGGCGAATTGAAAGAAGGCAAATACAAAGTTGTTGCATACGACTTCGGTGTTAAGCGCAACATCCTGCGTCTGTTAGCTGAACGTGGTTGTGACCTGACGGTTGTTCCGGCTCAGACACCTGCTGCGGACGTGCTGGCGATGAACCCGGACGGCATCTTCTTATCCAATGGCCCAGGTGACCCAGAGCCATGCACGTATGCCATCGAAGCGATCCAGCAAATTCTGGAAACCGACATTCCGGTGTTTGGTATCTGTTTAGGTCATCAGCTGCTGGCGTTAGCATCTGGTGCAAAAACGGTGAAAATGCCGCACGGCCACCACGGTGGTAACCATCCGGTTCAGGATCTGGATTCTGGTGTAGTAATGATTACGTCTCAGAACCACGGTTTCGCCGTAGACGAAGCCTCACTTCCAGCAAACATCAAAGCGACTCATAAGTCTCTGTTCGATGGCACTTTGCAGGGTATCGAGCTGACCGATAAGCCAGCGTTCAGCTTCCAGGGTCACCCGGAAGCAAGCCCGGGTCCACGTGACGTTGCCCCATTATTTGATCGTTTCATCGATCTGATCGAAGCCGCTAAGAAGTAGGACGCCGCCATGCCAAAACGTACCGACATACAAAGTATTTTAATCATTGGCGCTGGTCCGATCATCATCGGTCAGGCTTGTGAATTCGACTATTCTGGCGCACAGGCTTGTAAGGCCCTGCGTGAAGAAGGTATCCGCGTTATTCTTGTGAACTCTAACCCAGCCACAATTATGACCGACCCATCAATGGCAGATGCAACCTACATCGAACCAATCACGGTTGATACGGTTGCCAACATCATTGAAAAAGAACGCCCAGACGCAATCTTGCCAACCATGGGCGGCCAGACCGCACTGAACTGTGCATTAGGCCTTGAGTCTGCTGGCATCTTAGAAAAATTTAATGTTGAAATGATCGGCGCTAAAGCTGATGTAATCGACAAAGCGGAAGACCGTGACCGTTTCGACCAGGCGATGAAAAAGATTGGTCTGGAATGTCCACGTGCGGGCATCGCCCACAGCATGGAAGAAGCGCGCGAAGTTCAGAAGGGCTTAGGCTTCCCATGTATTATTCGTCCTTCTTTCACCATGGGTGGTACCGGTGGTGGTATCGCGTATAACAAAGAAGAGTTCGAAGAAATCTGTACTCGCGGTCTGGATTTATCTCCAACCAGTGAGCTGCTGATCGATGAATCTCTGATCGGCTGGAAAGAATACGAGATGGAGGTTGTTCGTGATAAAAACGACAACTGTATCATTATCTGTTCGATCGAAAACTTTGATGCCATGGGTGTACACACAGGTGACTCCATCACTGTTGCACCGGCTCAAACCCTGACCGACAAAGAATTGCAAATCATGCGTGATGCCTCGTTGGCAGTACTGCGTGAGATCGGCGTAGAAACCGGTGGTTCCAACGTTCAGTTCGGTATTAATCCAAAAGACGGCCGCATGGTTGTGATTGAGATGAACCCTCGTGTTTCTCGTTCATCCGCCCTGGCCTCTAAAGCAACCGGTTTCCCGATTGCTAAAATCGCAGCCAAGCTGGCGATTGGTTATACCCTGGATGAATTGCAAAACGACATCACTGGTGGCGCAACCCCAGCATCGTTCGAGCCGTCCATCGATTATGTTGTTACTAAAATTCCTCGGTTTACTTTCGAGAAATTCCCAACAGCGGATGGCCGCTTAACCACACAGATGAAATCTGTGGGTGAAGTGATGGCAATGGGCCGTACTCAGCAAGAGTCACTGCAGAAAGCACTGCGTGGTCTTGAAGTGGGTGTTAGCGGTTTTGACCCAATCATCGACCTTGATTCAGAAGGTGCGATGGACAAAATTATTTCGGAACTGAAAACCCCAGGTGCTGATCGCATTTGGTACATCGGTGACGCATTCCGTGCCGGTTTAAGTGTTGAAGAAATCTACCAGCACTCTGGTGTTGATCCTTGGTTCCTGGTTCAGATCGAAGACATCATTAAAGATGAAGCTGATGTTGCGCAAAGCAGCTTAACCTCGATGGATGCCGATCGTATCTTCCGTCTGAAGCGTAAAGGTTTTGCCGATGCTCGTTTGGCTAAGCTGCTGGGGGTGTCGGAAAAAGCATTCCGTAAGCAACGTCAGAAGTTAGATGTTCGCCCGGTTTATAAGCGTGTTGATACTTGTGCGGCGGAGTTCTCTACCGATACGGCTTACATGTACTCTACTTATGAAGAAGAGTGTGAAGCGAACCCAACCGATAAAGAAAAAATCATCGTATTGGGTGGTGGACCGAACCGTATTGGCCAGGGGATCGAATTCGATTACTGCTGTGTACACGCGGCCTTCGCTGCTAAAGATTTGGGTTACGAAGCCATCATGGTGAACTGTAATCCTGA contains:
- a CDS encoding TetR/AcrR family transcriptional regulator, translated to MPTAVDGRRRLQPEERRRLLLTYAVEVFALRGIGRGGHTEIAEMGGVSVATVFNYFKTREALVEAVLEDVDNFLISLAESVYSEEDDPVQAIRTHIKAFLNACEENPSYIKVWLEWSASVREETWPSYLEFQNKLLDMIAKQVDKGVKKGLMEPGLAPKERARWALGNAQMLVSMVFDPNGKPRGMEKMVERGFDHMLGVKG
- the carA gene encoding glutamine-hydrolyzing carbamoyl-phosphate synthase small subunit, coding for MSTPAILALEDGSIFKGTAIGAEGLSVGEVVFNTSMTGYQEILTDPSYANQIVTLTYPHIGNYGVNREDEESRGIFAKGLVIRDLPLIASNFRSEKALDEYLKENNILGIADIDTRRLTRILREKGSLDGCIIAGEDAASEESIARAIAAAKEFPGLKGMDLAKEVTATDSYKWTEQDWTLGQGFGELKEGKYKVVAYDFGVKRNILRLLAERGCDLTVVPAQTPAADVLAMNPDGIFLSNGPGDPEPCTYAIEAIQQILETDIPVFGICLGHQLLALASGAKTVKMPHGHHGGNHPVQDLDSGVVMITSQNHGFAVDEASLPANIKATHKSLFDGTLQGIELTDKPAFSFQGHPEASPGPRDVAPLFDRFIDLIEAAKK
- the carB gene encoding carbamoyl-phosphate synthase large subunit gives rise to the protein MPKRTDIQSILIIGAGPIIIGQACEFDYSGAQACKALREEGIRVILVNSNPATIMTDPSMADATYIEPITVDTVANIIEKERPDAILPTMGGQTALNCALGLESAGILEKFNVEMIGAKADVIDKAEDRDRFDQAMKKIGLECPRAGIAHSMEEAREVQKGLGFPCIIRPSFTMGGTGGGIAYNKEEFEEICTRGLDLSPTSELLIDESLIGWKEYEMEVVRDKNDNCIIICSIENFDAMGVHTGDSITVAPAQTLTDKELQIMRDASLAVLREIGVETGGSNVQFGINPKDGRMVVIEMNPRVSRSSALASKATGFPIAKIAAKLAIGYTLDELQNDITGGATPASFEPSIDYVVTKIPRFTFEKFPTADGRLTTQMKSVGEVMAMGRTQQESLQKALRGLEVGVSGFDPIIDLDSEGAMDKIISELKTPGADRIWYIGDAFRAGLSVEEIYQHSGVDPWFLVQIEDIIKDEADVAQSSLTSMDADRIFRLKRKGFADARLAKLLGVSEKAFRKQRQKLDVRPVYKRVDTCAAEFSTDTAYMYSTYEEECEANPTDKEKIIVLGGGPNRIGQGIEFDYCCVHAAFAAKDLGYEAIMVNCNPETVSTDYDTSDRLFFEPVTLEDVLEIVDKEQPKGVIVQYGGQTPLKLANELEAAGVPIIGTSPEAIDRAEDRERFQQMIQRLGLKQPVNATVRSTEEAISKANEIGFPLVVRPSYVLGGRAMEIVNNEESLRRYMREAVQVSNDSPVLLDYFLNRAVEVDIDAVCDGEQVVIGAIMQHIEQAGIHSGDSACSLPPYSLSEDVQNRMREQVKAMALELGVVGLMNTQLAYQDDEIYVIEVNPRASRTVPFVSKCIGNSLAAIAGKVMMGKTLAELGFTEEIVPEHFSVKEAVFPFNKFQGVDPILGPEMKSTGEVMGAGATFGEAFYKAQLGAGEKLPTEGKVFISVRDADKEGVVAVAQGFAKLGFSLIATGGTHAKLVEAGIEVERINKVNEARPNIVDAIKNDEIALIVNTTEGSQAIADSADIRRSALQHKVTYTTTLAGAEAVVEGLNAEGLNVVRRLQEIHAAI